One Melospiza georgiana isolate bMelGeo1 chromosome 12, bMelGeo1.pri, whole genome shotgun sequence genomic window carries:
- the LONRF3 gene encoding LON peptidase N-terminal domain and RING finger protein 3: MGSHLPPRPEPQLVLQLAAGALQAQNLEAAGGGLGPEWQVLLGRADALAFGGRLHEALPLYQLASRHQQLRAEQLEKLVECLAQSVRIKEGLPAAGQPAAPREWDVFRCRKCQGFLFEPVSLPCGHTFCKKCLERDRAPEPRCVLCKEAGGAAAGQLLRVNVILSNLLTKWFPCQVKASQLRHEGNLLYKEKKLQAALQKYNEAVSLAPNDHLLYSNRSQINSTLKACEDALHDAETACRLQPYWLKGHLRKGQALANLGKTEEALREFLFCLALDTGNKTAKSEAQKLLLSLFSLIPGNAQEHLPDILQLLSHHSRLKGNLLNSVGSGGTSHNLQRLLKVNVEQKKGFSIQEEPNVTTSGSLRKPIQITESKKDCSEEENKFTSMPESTFLLSEKCSLLKRKCCSEEMRNAEVPCKLMKKDIVDIRENSTGQHIPFEVVDPSDLDCSLCMRLFYEPVTTPCGHTFCLKCLERCLDHNPKCPLCKEGLSECLAMRKYCKTVLMEELIARYLPEELTERRKIYEEEIAELSNLNKNVPIFVCTMAYPTVPCPLHIFEPCYRLMIRRCMETGTRQFGMCISDPVKGFADYGCILEIRNVEFFADGRSVVDSIGKRRFKVIQHSQRDGYNTADIEYIEDQKVQGQEYAALLVLHDSVYDQASTWFNSLKQALKSRILSHFGPMPAKDPDPQANPNGPAWCWWVLAVLPLENRAQLPFLAMQSLRERLSGIRRVLTFMARARAR, from the exons atggGCTCGCACCTGCCGCCGCGCCCCGAGccccagctggtgctgcagctggcgGCCGGCGCTCTGCAGGCGCAGAACTTGGAGGCGGCCGGCGGCGGCCTGGGGCCCGAGTGGCAGGTGCTGCTCGGGCGGGCGGACGCGCTGGCCTTCGGCGGGCGGCTGCACGAGGCGCTGCCGCTGTACCAGCTGGCGTCCCGCCACCAGCAGCTGCGcgcagagcagctggagaagctggTGGAGTGCCTGGCGCAGAGCGTCCGGATCAAAGAGGGACTGCCCGCCGCCGGGCAGCCCGCGGCACCCCGCGAGTGGGACGTCTTCAGGTGCCGCAAATGCCAGGGCTTCCTCTTCGAGCCCGTTTCCTTGCCTTGCGGACACACGTTCTGCAAAAAGTGCCTGGAGAGGGACCGGGCGCCCGAGCCCCGCTGCGTCCTGTGCAAGGaggcgggcggcgcggcggccgGGCAGCTCCTGCGGGTCAATGTCATCCTCAGCAACCTGCTGACCAAGTGGTTCCCCTGCCAAGTGAAGGCTTCGCAGCTCCGGCACGAAGGGAACCTCCTCTACAAGGAGAAGAAGCTCCAAGCCGCCCTGCAGAAGTACAACGAAGCGGTCAGCCTAG CTCCAAATGACCACTTACTATATAGCAACCGGTCCCAGATTAACTCCACTTTGAAAGCTTGTGAAGATGCACTGCACGATGCAGAAACAGCATGCAGGCTCCAGCCATACTGGTTGAAA GGTCACCTAAGGAAAGGACAAGCATTAGCTAATCTGGGGAAAACAGAAGAAGCTTTAAGGGAGTTTCTATTCTGCCTTGCTCTAGATACTGGGAACAAGACAGCCAAGTCTGAGGCACAAAAG CTTCTACTTAGTTTGTTTTCACTGATCCCGGGAAATGCTCAGGAACACTTACCTGATATCCTGCAGCTGTTGTCACATCACTCTAGATTAAAGGGGAATCTCCTAAATTCAGTGGGATCTGGAGGCACCAGCCATAACCTACAAAGGTTGCTCAAG GTCAATGTGGAACAGAAAAAGGGTTTTTCCATTCAAGAGGAACCAAATGTAACTACTTCTGGTAGTTTGAGGAAACCTATACAAATTACAGAGAGCAAAAAGGACTGCTCAGAGGAGGAGAACAAATTCACCTCCATGCCAGAGTCTACTTTTCTCCTCTCTGAGAAATGCAGCCTCCTGAAAAGGAAGTGCTGCTCAGAGGAGATGAGAAATGCTGAGGTGCCCTGCAAGCTGATGAAGAAAG ACATAGTTGATATTAGGGAAAATAGTACTGGACAACATATTCCATTTGAAGTTGTGGATCCATCAGATTTGGACTGCTCCCTGTGTATGAG GCTCTTCTATGAACCTGTCACTACACCTTGTGGACACACCTTCTGTCTCAAATGTCTGGAGAGATGCCTGGATCATAACCCAAAATGTCCCCTGTGCAAGGAAGGGCTCTCAGAG TGCTTGGCTATGAGGAAATATTGTAAAACCGTGCTAATGGAGGAGCTAATAGCCAGATATCTTCCAGAAGAACTCACTGAAAGGAGAAAGATTTATGAAGAGGAAATAGCAGAGCTTTCCAA CCTGAATAAGAATGTTCCCATATTTGTGTGCACCATGGCCTATCCCACAGTGCCCTGTCCTTTGCACATCTTCGAGCCCTGCTACCGGCTGATGATCCGCAGGTGCATGGAGACGGGCACCAGGCAGTTTGGGATGTGCATCAGCGACCCTGTCAAGGG GTTTGCAGATTATGGCTGCATTCTGGAGATAAGAAATGTTGAATTCTTTGCTGATGGTCGCTCTGTTGTAGACAGCATTGGCAAGAGGAGATTTAAGGTGATCCAGCACAGCCAGCGTGATGGATATAATACAGCAGATATTGAGTACATTGAGGATCAAAAG GTGCAAGGACAGGAGTATGCTGCATTACTTGTTCTCCATGACTCTGTCTATGATCAGGCCTCTACATGGTTTAACTCCCTCAAGCAAGCACTCAAAAGTCGAATTCTCAGTCATTTTGGTCCAATGCCAGCTAAGGATCCTGACCCACAG GCAAACCCCAACGGGCCAGCCTGGTGCTGGTgggtcctggctgtgctgcccctggaGAACAGAGCCCAGCTGCCCTTCCTGGCCATGCAGTCGCTGCGGGAGCGCCTGAGCGGCATCCGCCGCGTGCTGACCTTCATGGCGCGCGCCCGGGCGCGGTGA